A genomic region of Trypanosoma brucei brucei TREU927 chromosome 3, complete sequence contains the following coding sequences:
- a CDS encoding transposase of Tn10 (The Tn10 insertion is an artefact from the BAC construction and is not present in other BACs covering this region or in Tb927 genomic DNA.): MCELDILHDSLYQFCPELHLKRLNSLTLACHALLDCKTLTLTELGRNLPTKARTKHNIKRIDRLLGNRHLHKERLAVYRWHASFICSGNTMPIVLVDWSDIREQKRLMVLRASVALHGRSVTLYEKAFPLSEQCSKKAHDQFLADLASILPSNTTPLIVSDAGFKVPWYKSVEKLGWYWLSRVRGKVQYADLGAENWKPISNLHDMSSSHSKTLGYKRLTKSNPISCQILLYKSRSKGRKNQRSTRTHCHHPSPKIYSASAKEPWVLATNLPVEIRTPKQLVNIYSKRMQIEETFRDLKSPAYGLGLRHSRTSSSERFDIMLLIALMLQLTCWLAGVHAQKQGWDKHFQANTVRNRNVLSTVRLGMEVLRHSGYTITREDLLVAATLLAQNLFTHGYALGKL, translated from the coding sequence ATGTGCGAACTCGATATTTTACACGACTCTCTTTACCAATTCTGCCCCGAATTACACTTAAAACGACTCAACAGCTTAACGTTGGCTTGCCACGCATTACTTGACTGTAAAACTCTCACTCTTACCGAACTTGGCCGTAACCTGCCAACCAAAGCGAGAACAAAACATAACATCAAACGAATCGACCGATTGTTAGGTAATCGTCACCTCCACAAAGAGCGACTCGCTGTATACCGTTGGCATGCTAGCTTTATCTGTTCGGGCAATACGATGCCCATTGTACTTGTTGACTGGTCTGATATTCGTGAGCAAAAACGACTTATGGTATTGCGAGCTTCAGTCGCACTACACGGTCGTTCTGTTACTCTTTATGAGAAAGCGTTCCCGCTTTCAGAGCAATGTTCAAAGAAAGCTCATGACCAATTTCTAGCCGACCTTGCGAGCATTCTACCGAGTAACACCACACCGCTCATTGTCAGTGATGCTGGCTTTAAAGTGCCATGGTATAAATCCGTTGAGAAGCTGGGTTGGTACTGGTTAAGTCGAGTAAGAGGAAAAGTACAATATGCAGACCTAGGAGCGGAAAACTGGAAACCTATCAGCAACTTACATGATATGTCATCTAGTCACTCAAAGACTTTAGGCTATAAGAGGCTGACTAAAAGCAATCCAATCTCATGCCAAATTCTATTGTATAAATCTCGCTCTAAAGGCCGAAAAAATCAGCGCTCGACACGGACTCATTGTCACCACCCGTCACCTAAAATCTACTCAGCGTCGGCAAAGGAGCCATGGGTTCTAGCAACTAACTTACCTGTTGAAATTCGAACACCCAAACAACTTGTTAATATCTATTCGAAGCGAATGCAGATTGAAGAAACCTTCCGAGACTTGAAAAGTCCTGCCTACGGACTAGGCCTACGCCATAGCCGAACGAGCAGCTCAGAGCGTTTTGATATCATGCTGCTAATCGCCCTGATGCTTCAACTAACATGTTGGCTTGCGGGCGTTCATGCTCAGAAACAAGGTTGGGACAAGCACTTCCAGGCTAACACAGTCAGAAATCGAAACGTACTCTCAACAGTTCGCTTAGGCATGGAAGTTTTGCGGCATTCTGGCTACACAATAACAAGGGAAGACTTACTCGTGGCTGCAACCCTACTAGCTCAAAATTTATTCACACATGGTTACGCTTTGGGGAAATTATGA